AGCGCTGCCATCCATTATCAATCTGGTCCAAATCTACACGGATGGCATTAAATCTGTTGAGCTTTACAATAAAGACGGAGTGAGGCTGTATCCTCTCGACGGTAGCACCCTGAGAGATAAGGTACCCGAGGATTGGATTGAAATGGCGACGAGGAAGGAAGGAGGTCTAGTCTGGTTCGGCATCGATCCACTCGATTCAACTTCGCTTGTGGCGATTCGACAGATTAGTCTTATCGATCGGCATTTCACGACAGGAGGGTATTTACTCATCCGTTCAGACCGTGACAAGTTTGCGCTTAAAGACTCCTTATCCGGGGAGGGGGATGGAGAAACAGTATTGCTCCTCGCTCCTGATGGCCAGTTCATCACGTCTAATGATGACACGATTTCACAAAAGACTGCAGCAAAGCTGGTGGAGGAATCCGACAATCAGAACGTTTCGATCGGCAAGCGGTCCTTTATCGTCGTCAAACAGCGATCTTCCGTGACAGGATGGACGCTGCTCATCTTAACCCCGGTTAACGTCATCACCAAGGGGATATCGGTCTTGCGGACGACCATCGTCGTATCGGCTTTGATGGGTACCTTACTGTTCACCTTGCTTTCGTTTTTCCTGTCTATACTTATTACCAGACCTGTGTTCAGGTTGATTAAAGCTATGAGAAGTACCCGTCTAGGCATTCTGAAGCCTATCGAAAACGTATCGTCCACTATGGAAATTCAGGAACTGAATTATTCCTATAACAAAATGGTTGATAATATCAACGAGCTGATCCAGTTGGTTTATGAGAAGGAGTTATCCCGTAGTCATACGGAGTTGAAGGCACTTCAAGCGCAAATTAATCCGCATTTTTTGTTTAATACCCTAGATGTTTTGTACTGGTCGCTGCTGGATAGGGATGAAGATCAACTGGCTGAGTATGTTGTCGCCATGTCTGATTTATTCCGCTATACGATCACCGGATCGAGTAAAGGGGGATGGGTGAAGTTACAGGATGAGCTGGAGCATGTGAAGCGATATTTGCTTATTATGAAGATGCGATTTGAAGATCGCTTGGAGTGGGAAATCGAGGCTCCTTCTGAATTTTCAAATGTGGAGTTACCTCGACTGTTACTCCAGCCACTCGTGGAAAATGCTGTATTGCATGGGGTCGAGAGCAAGATTGAACCGGGAAGGATAAAGCTAACGGTCGCTGGAGACGGAGAATGGATCACCATTACGGTGGAAGACGACGGGATGGGAATGGACGAAGAGATGCTGCGCTCCCTTGTGGAAGGGCTGGAGAGCGGGAAGGTGTCTTCTTCAAAAGATTCCGGCGTCGGATTAGCCAATGTGCATAGAAGGCTTCAACTGTTTTTTTCCGGAAAGAACGAGCAGAGTGCAGTAATGACCATCGATAGCCAGAAGGGTAAAGGCACCCGTATAAACATCAAAATTCCTGTCCAAGGAGACAAAACGCCATGAGAAGCCGAACGATTCTTATTGTCGACGATGAACCGAGATCGAGAGAAGGAATGAAGAAAATGCTAGAGGTGTGGGCAGCCGGTCAATATGAGATCCTTACAGCAAGCAATGCGATCTCCGCTATGGAAATTCTGGAGGAGACACCGGTAGAGCTTATGATATCGGACATCCGCATGCCGGGAATTAGCGGTCTTTCTTTAGTTAGCCAAATAAGGGATAAAAAGATACAGCGGCAGCCCTCCGTCATTCTCATCTCCGGTCATGCCGAGTTTGAGTATGCTCAGCAAGCGATTCAGTTGTCTGTAGTGGAATATTTGCTCAAGCCAGCTAGCCGGGAAAAGCTGATCGCATCTGTGGAGGGTGCACTGAAGGCAGGGGAAGAGCAGGAACATATCGGCTTCATGCGGAAGATGGCTGATCCACAATTAATGGCCGTAAGAGATGAGGAAGCTTCATTGTGCGATCCGGTCCGCCAGGCGATACACTATGTGGAGATGCACATAGCGGAGGCGATCAGTCTGCAGGAAGTCGCAGAGGTGGTACATCTGAACGGGAGTTATTTCAGTTCCCTTTTCAAGGAGCAATGCCAGATGAATTTCAGCGAATACGTCGCCCGCAGAAAAATGCAGAAAGCAAAGGAATTGCTGCTGAAAACGAATCTGCCCATAGCGGAAATTGCAAGCCTTACCGGTTATCAGACTGTTAAATATTTCAATAAGCTGTTCAAGGAGTACGAAGGAATGAGTCCAGGGCAGTATCGTTCTTCCATGAGGAATGGTATAGAAGCAAATATCCAATAATGGCTCGGCTAGGGGGGAATATCTACGAAAAGAATCGGTTTATACAGCACCCTTTTCTTAACATTGTTGTTGATAACAACAGCTTGCAATGGGGACAAAGGGAATAGCACCAAGAGCGATGGCGAGAAAATCACTTTAAAAATGATGCATCTATGGCCGGATAGCAATAACTCCGCGCAAAACAAAATGGTAAAAGAAATCATCAGGGAGTTTGAAGAAGCTAATCCGAATATTACCATCAAGACGGAAGTTCTTGAAAATGAGCAGTATAAAAGCAAACTGAAGGTGCTTGCCGCATCTAACGATCTACCAGACATCGGATTCACCTGGGCAGCAGGCTTTATGGATCCTTATGTTAGGGGAAATAAGTTTGCAGCCGTGGACGATCTTTTACAGGACGAGTTGAAAGGAAAATTCGTAGCCGGTACGACGGAGGGGTACTCCTTTGATGGGAAGACGTATGCTCTTCCTGTCGAACTAAACATAGTCCCGGTCTATTATAATAAAGAAATTTTTTCAGAATTCAATCTGCAGCCTCCCCAAACCTTGGATGATCTCAAAGCGATCATTCGAACACTGAATAACAATGGCATAACACCCGTTACTCTTGGAGGCAAGGATGGTTGGCCGGCTTCCTTCTGGTACATGTATCTAGCTGATCGTATTGGGGGTCCCAACCTGATGGATAAAGCTGTTGCGGATCAGAACTTCACAGACCCTTCCTTGCTAGAGGCTGCAAGACAAGTGCAAGAGCTGGTAAACATGAACACATTCATCAAAGGTTACAACGGATTATCCAATGATGAAGCCAAGGTACAGTTCATGAACGGAAAGTCAGCCATGTTCGTTACAGGAACTTGGGAGCTGCCGGATTTCACGACCACTACGAATATAGCCCAGGAATTTAAAGTCAACATCGGTTATTTTAAGTTCCCGACAGTTGAAGGCGGCAAAGGCAACGTGGATGATTGGGTGGGCGGTCCGGGGACTGGATTGTTCATTTCCAAAAATTCCAAGCATACTGGCGAGGCAAAAAAATTCGTCAGCTTTTTCGTTCAGAAGTGGGGAGAGCATTCTGTTGTTAATGCAGGTGTCATCCCAGCTACCAAAGTAGATACTGCGGCTATCAAGCTACCGCAAATGTTCATTGATCTATTAAACGAGTTAAATAAGGCTAATAAAGTAACTCTTTATCTGGATACACAAATGAAACCGGTCGCTTCTACGATACACATGAATCAGATTCAGGCCTTATTCGGCGAAGCGGTCACGCCAGAAGAGTTCATCAAGAAACAGGATGATGCGCTCAAAGCGAATAAATAAAATCCATAATAATCAACCGATTATGAAGACACCAAGGTGAAAAAATTCCTTGGTGTCTTTTTTTGATATGCAAAAAGCTGAACCTAAAAATAGTGGAAGTTTTCCTAAAGAGGGTGTCCTTATGCTCAAAGAATATACGATCTATAATTATGTATGCGGTTACAAAAAACCGAGGCTTTACAAAAAAGGGGAGGCAAAGTATGAAAAATATGAAACGTGGTTTAGTAGGGATCTCTACATTGCTCGTGATGACATCTGCTCTAGCAGCATGTGGTGGGAACTCAAATTCAAACTCAAACTCATCTAGCCCAAGCGCAACTCCTGCACCAGCAGCTAACGCTGCCGAAGCTCCAACCAAAGGAACTGGCGAGAAAGTCACCATCAATCTTTGGAGCTTTACGGACGAAATTCCTAACATGACCAAGAAGTATTTGGAAGTTCATCCCGAGGTAAATGTGGAATTCAAAACTACAGTTATTGCAACTACAGATGGCGCTTATCAGCCAGCTCTTGATCAGGCTCTATCCGCTGGTGGTAAAGATGCCCCAGATATATATGCCGCTGAATCGGCGTTTGTGCTCAAGTATACCCAAGGAGACGCATCCAGCTATGCTGCTAACTATGCTGACCTTGGTCTTGATGATCAAATGGTTAAGGATGCTGGAATCGCACAATATTCAGTGGATATCGGTAGTTTGGATGGCAAATTGAAAGCGCTTGGTTATCAAGCAACAGGTGGCTCTTTTATCTATCGCCGTTCGATCGCTAAGGATGTTTTTGGAACAGATGATCCAGCTAAGATCAAAACCGAAGTAGGACCAGGTTGGGATAAATTCTATGATGCAGCAGCAAAGCTGAAAGCTAAAGGCTACGGCATCGTATCCGGCGACGGCGATATCTGGCACCCGATCGAGAACAGTTCTGACAAAGGTTGGATTGTTGACGGCAAGCTTCATATTGATCCGAAGCGTGAAGCGTTCCTGGATCTCTCCAAAAAGCTGAAAGACAATGGCTATCACAACGATACAACGGATTGGACAGAAGCATGGTACGCGGATATGTCCGGTGCTGGTGCACAACCGATCTTCGGTTTCTTCGGCCCAGCTTGGCTCATCAACTACGTGATGAACGGTCAAGTGAAGGATACAAATGGTGATTGGGCTGTTACTGAGCCTCCAACTGGATTCTTCTGGGGCGGTACTTGGCTCCTTGCGAACCAACAAGTAACTAAAGATGATGCTAAGAAACAAGCTGTAGCTGACTTTATGAAGTGGGTTACACTCGATACCTCTGAAACTGGACTTCAATATTTCTGGGCTAACGGCACGATGAAGGCAGGCGAACAAGGCACGAAGGACAGCGTTGCCTCCTCCGTAGTAATGTCTAAGTCAAACGGTGAAGTACCGTTACTTGGTGGACAGAACATGTTCGACGTCTTTGTTCCGGCGAATGCTAATGCATCAGGTAAGAACCTGACGCAATATGACGAAACAATCAACAAGCTCTGGCGCGATCAAGTACGTGAATACACCGCAGGTAACAAGGACCGAGCTAAAGCAATGGAAACGTTCAAGCAACAAGTTAAGGATCAGCTCGGTATTGAAAGCGAATAAGTAGAAGTCGAAGGGGCGGGCGAGCAATCCCGCCCTTTTATATCAACGAATGAGGTGAGTGCATGCGCCGCAAACATGTTAGCTATTCTAGATTCGGTTATATTTTTACCTTTCCGTTTGTTATTGCATTTCTGATTTTTTCACTGTATCCGATTTTATACACTGCAGTTATCGGCTTCACTGATATGAAGGGACTAATTCCAAAACCGATTCACATTTTAGATAATCCTTTTCAAAACTTTAAAGATCTTCTTTTTGATAATCCTTCATTTCGAAAGTCCTTGATTAACACTGGATTACTATGGATTACTAACTTTGTTCCCCAGATGCTACTCGCGCTCTTACTGACTGCATGGTTCACGAATAAGCGTCTTAACATAAAGGGGCAGGGTTTGTTCAAGATCTTGCTCTATATGCCTAATATCATCACTGCAAGTACGATTGCCGTACTCTTTGGCTCTTTATTTGCTTATCCAATGGGTCCTATAAACAGTTTGTTTCAAATGCTAGGATGGACCGACGCTCCGATCTTTTTCTTACAGGATAAGACGACAGCGCGGGGGATCGTATCGTTCATTCAGTTCTGGATGTGGTACGGCAACACGATGATTGTCCTGATCGCTGGCGTTATGGGTATCAATCCTGCACTCTTCGAGTCCGCATCCATTGATGGTGCTAACGGATTCCAAACCTTTTTCCGCATTACACTGCCGAGTCTGCGTACAATTATGCTGTTCACACTGATTACCTCGATGGTGGGTGGCTTGACCATGTTCGATATTCCGCAATTATTCCTTGCGGGCGGACCGGATGATTCCACGTTAACCACATCTATGTTTATCTACGGGCAAGCATTTAAGGGCAGTTATATGTATAATCGCGCTGCAGCGGCGAGTATGATTATGTTCTTGATTTCAGCTGTACTGGCTGGGTTAATGTTCTATCTGATGCGTGATCGTGATGCTTTGAAACTTAAAAAAATACAAAAACAAAAGCATAAAGCTGCTAAAGCAGCTGCAAGGGAGGTGTAACCCATGGAGAAAATGCCGAAAAGCGAAAGCGTAAACCGAAAGATTAACAAGACAATTATCTATGTGGTCTGCATCTCTTTGGCGGTGCTCAGCATCCTGCCATTTTGGATCATGTTTGTAAACGCAACACGCTCTACACCGGAAATCCAAAGCGGACTGTCGCTTCTTCCTTCGAGCCATATGATGAGCAACCTGAGAGTACTGCTCGACAAGAGCTTCGATCCGCTGCAAGGGTTTATGAATTCGTTCATTATCGCAAGCTCTGCCACGCTCTGTACGGTTTATTTTTCTTCGTTGGCAGCCTATGGACTTGTGGCTTACGACTGGAAGCTACGTGGCCCCTTCTTTACCTTTATCATGTGCGTAATGCTGATCCCTGCCCAGGCAAGTGCCATCGGCTTCTATCAGTTCATGTATAAGCTGGGTTGGACAAATAATTTTCTTCCGTTAATATTGCCAGCAATTGCAGCTCCAGCCGTGGTATTCTTCATGCGCCAATATCTGCTGGCAACGCTGTCGATTGAGATCGTGGAAGCGTCGCGTGTAGACGGATCTAGCGAATTCTTCACCTTCAACCGAATTGTCTTTCCTTTGATGATTCCAGCCGTGGCGACACAAGCAATCTTTGCCTTCGTAGGCAACTGGAACAATCTGTTCATGCCGCTGATACTCTTAACACAGAAGGAGAAGTATACCATGCCGATCATGGTAAGCTTACTTCGCGGGGATATATACAAGACGGAGTTCGGCTCGATCTATATGGGGCTG
This window of the Paenibacillus sp. FSL R10-2734 genome carries:
- a CDS encoding sensor histidine kinase yields the protein MRRILSMLKLNTLRNQMLLGFLAVMLIILTFVGGITFHSVSTLLKNNAEKHIQQTAIQANGRLESVLEQINSLTTLVSTNDYIQQLLLRDIEGHSATFTERQALPSIINLVQIYTDGIKSVELYNKDGVRLYPLDGSTLRDKVPEDWIEMATRKEGGLVWFGIDPLDSTSLVAIRQISLIDRHFTTGGYLLIRSDRDKFALKDSLSGEGDGETVLLLAPDGQFITSNDDTISQKTAAKLVEESDNQNVSIGKRSFIVVKQRSSVTGWTLLILTPVNVITKGISVLRTTIVVSALMGTLLFTLLSFFLSILITRPVFRLIKAMRSTRLGILKPIENVSSTMEIQELNYSYNKMVDNINELIQLVYEKELSRSHTELKALQAQINPHFLFNTLDVLYWSLLDRDEDQLAEYVVAMSDLFRYTITGSSKGGWVKLQDELEHVKRYLLIMKMRFEDRLEWEIEAPSEFSNVELPRLLLQPLVENAVLHGVESKIEPGRIKLTVAGDGEWITITVEDDGMGMDEEMLRSLVEGLESGKVSSSKDSGVGLANVHRRLQLFFSGKNEQSAVMTIDSQKGKGTRINIKIPVQGDKTP
- a CDS encoding response regulator codes for the protein MRSRTILIVDDEPRSREGMKKMLEVWAAGQYEILTASNAISAMEILEETPVELMISDIRMPGISGLSLVSQIRDKKIQRQPSVILISGHAEFEYAQQAIQLSVVEYLLKPASREKLIASVEGALKAGEEQEHIGFMRKMADPQLMAVRDEEASLCDPVRQAIHYVEMHIAEAISLQEVAEVVHLNGSYFSSLFKEQCQMNFSEYVARRKMQKAKELLLKTNLPIAEIASLTGYQTVKYFNKLFKEYEGMSPGQYRSSMRNGIEANIQ
- a CDS encoding extracellular solute-binding protein encodes the protein MLITTACNGDKGNSTKSDGEKITLKMMHLWPDSNNSAQNKMVKEIIREFEEANPNITIKTEVLENEQYKSKLKVLAASNDLPDIGFTWAAGFMDPYVRGNKFAAVDDLLQDELKGKFVAGTTEGYSFDGKTYALPVELNIVPVYYNKEIFSEFNLQPPQTLDDLKAIIRTLNNNGITPVTLGGKDGWPASFWYMYLADRIGGPNLMDKAVADQNFTDPSLLEAARQVQELVNMNTFIKGYNGLSNDEAKVQFMNGKSAMFVTGTWELPDFTTTTNIAQEFKVNIGYFKFPTVEGGKGNVDDWVGGPGTGLFISKNSKHTGEAKKFVSFFVQKWGEHSVVNAGVIPATKVDTAAIKLPQMFIDLLNELNKANKVTLYLDTQMKPVASTIHMNQIQALFGEAVTPEEFIKKQDDALKANK
- a CDS encoding carbohydrate ABC transporter substrate-binding protein — translated: MKNMKRGLVGISTLLVMTSALAACGGNSNSNSNSSSPSATPAPAANAAEAPTKGTGEKVTINLWSFTDEIPNMTKKYLEVHPEVNVEFKTTVIATTDGAYQPALDQALSAGGKDAPDIYAAESAFVLKYTQGDASSYAANYADLGLDDQMVKDAGIAQYSVDIGSLDGKLKALGYQATGGSFIYRRSIAKDVFGTDDPAKIKTEVGPGWDKFYDAAAKLKAKGYGIVSGDGDIWHPIENSSDKGWIVDGKLHIDPKREAFLDLSKKLKDNGYHNDTTDWTEAWYADMSGAGAQPIFGFFGPAWLINYVMNGQVKDTNGDWAVTEPPTGFFWGGTWLLANQQVTKDDAKKQAVADFMKWVTLDTSETGLQYFWANGTMKAGEQGTKDSVASSVVMSKSNGEVPLLGGQNMFDVFVPANANASGKNLTQYDETINKLWRDQVREYTAGNKDRAKAMETFKQQVKDQLGIESE
- a CDS encoding sugar ABC transporter permease, whose translation is MRRKHVSYSRFGYIFTFPFVIAFLIFSLYPILYTAVIGFTDMKGLIPKPIHILDNPFQNFKDLLFDNPSFRKSLINTGLLWITNFVPQMLLALLLTAWFTNKRLNIKGQGLFKILLYMPNIITASTIAVLFGSLFAYPMGPINSLFQMLGWTDAPIFFLQDKTTARGIVSFIQFWMWYGNTMIVLIAGVMGINPALFESASIDGANGFQTFFRITLPSLRTIMLFTLITSMVGGLTMFDIPQLFLAGGPDDSTLTTSMFIYGQAFKGSYMYNRAAAASMIMFLISAVLAGLMFYLMRDRDALKLKKIQKQKHKAAKAAAREV
- a CDS encoding carbohydrate ABC transporter permease, translating into MEKMPKSESVNRKINKTIIYVVCISLAVLSILPFWIMFVNATRSTPEIQSGLSLLPSSHMMSNLRVLLDKSFDPLQGFMNSFIIASSATLCTVYFSSLAAYGLVAYDWKLRGPFFTFIMCVMLIPAQASAIGFYQFMYKLGWTNNFLPLILPAIAAPAVVFFMRQYLLATLSIEIVEASRVDGSSEFFTFNRIVFPLMIPAVATQAIFAFVGNWNNLFMPLILLTQKEKYTMPIMVSLLRGDIYKTEFGSIYMGLALTALPLFVVYFLLSKYIIAGVALGGVKE